A single region of the Sphingomonas sp. LY29 genome encodes:
- a CDS encoding aminoglycoside phosphotransferase family protein, with translation MIPPDGAARFLADHGWNDCDILPLAGDASFRRYFRIVDRREDRQAVLMDAPPPHEDPRPFVRMAEWLAEVGLTAPRVLAQDLGQGLLLLNDLGDARLRETLDDDPDSEEAMYETAVDVLVHLHDQPPLAELPVHGLEQWMEEVGLFLDWYVPAVGLQSVDRAGWDAAWNAVLSPVADDGLAPVTVLRDYHAENIMLVDGKDGVHRFGLLDFQDALSGHPAYDLVSVLEDARRDVDPAIETKMIERYRTVTSADQRFDDAYWALAAQRNTRILGVFCRLWKRDGKERYKSFQLRMWGLLERDLSHPSLAPVKNWFDANVPADKRSAFWQGASE, from the coding sequence ATGATTCCGCCTGATGGCGCCGCTCGATTCCTTGCCGATCATGGCTGGAACGATTGCGATATTCTCCCGCTCGCCGGGGACGCCAGTTTTCGTCGTTATTTCCGGATTGTCGATCGGCGAGAGGATCGTCAGGCGGTGCTGATGGATGCGCCGCCACCGCACGAGGATCCGCGACCCTTCGTGAGGATGGCGGAATGGCTTGCCGAGGTCGGTCTGACCGCGCCGCGAGTGCTGGCGCAGGATCTTGGGCAGGGGCTTCTCCTGCTCAACGATCTTGGCGATGCGCGACTTCGCGAGACCTTGGACGATGACCCCGATTCGGAAGAGGCGATGTACGAAACGGCGGTCGATGTCCTGGTTCACCTCCATGATCAGCCGCCGCTCGCCGAACTTCCTGTTCACGGGCTCGAACAATGGATGGAGGAGGTCGGCCTCTTCCTTGATTGGTATGTTCCCGCCGTTGGTCTCCAATCGGTGGATCGCGCGGGATGGGACGCGGCATGGAACGCGGTTCTTTCGCCGGTCGCCGACGATGGGCTGGCTCCGGTGACGGTGCTGCGCGACTATCACGCGGAGAATATCATGCTGGTCGACGGGAAGGACGGCGTTCACCGCTTCGGCCTGCTCGATTTCCAAGACGCGCTTTCCGGTCACCCAGCGTACGATCTAGTGTCGGTGCTCGAGGACGCACGACGCGATGTCGATCCGGCGATCGAGACCAAAATGATCGAGCGATATCGGACCGTGACCAGTGCCGACCAGCGCTTCGACGATGCCTACTGGGCGCTCGCGGCGCAGCGCAACACGCGGATTCTCGGTGTCTTCTGCAGATTATGGAAGCGCGACGGGAAGGAGCGATACAAGTCGTTCCAGCTACGCATGTGGGGTCTGTTGGAGCGCGATCTTTCGCACCCGTCGCTCGCGCCGGTGAAAAATTGGTTCGACGCCAACGTGCCTGCGGATAAGCGAAGCGCCTTTTGGCAAGGCGCAAGCGAATGA
- a CDS encoding nucleotidyltransferase family protein — protein MKRKAVALSLRPGIDSDVPTTAMVMAAGLGKRMRPLTATRPKPLVEVAGKPLIDHVLDRLRAAGVSRIVVNVHYLADALEAHLASRATDFDVSISDERELLLETGGGLVRALPKIDSDPFLSINSDNFWIDGPADTFKLLAAQWDSEKMDALLLLVPQARAGNHSGQGDFYMDAQGRLSRRKPGRVAPFVYTGIQMLSKNLLRDSPDGAFSTNILWDRAIEEGRCFGAVHQGLWFDVGYPGAIIATEHALQNG, from the coding sequence ATGAAGCGCAAGGCGGTCGCCCTGAGCCTTCGTCCCGGGATCGATTCCGACGTGCCGACGACTGCGATGGTCATGGCAGCCGGACTCGGCAAGCGGATGCGGCCGCTAACTGCCACGCGGCCCAAGCCGCTGGTGGAGGTCGCGGGCAAGCCGCTGATTGACCACGTCCTCGACCGCCTTCGTGCCGCCGGCGTGTCCCGGATCGTAGTCAACGTCCATTACCTCGCCGACGCGCTGGAAGCGCATCTCGCGTCGCGCGCGACCGACTTCGACGTCTCGATCAGCGACGAACGGGAGTTGTTGCTGGAGACAGGTGGCGGCCTCGTGCGGGCACTGCCGAAGATCGACTCCGATCCTTTCCTGTCGATCAACAGCGACAATTTCTGGATCGACGGGCCGGCCGACACCTTCAAATTGCTGGCCGCGCAGTGGGACAGCGAGAAAATGGACGCGCTTCTCTTGCTCGTTCCGCAAGCGCGCGCGGGAAATCATTCGGGGCAGGGCGACTTCTACATGGACGCGCAGGGCAGGCTCAGTCGCCGAAAGCCGGGACGCGTCGCTCCCTTCGTTTATACCGGCATCCAGATGCTCTCGAAGAACCTGCTTCGGGACTCTCCGGACGGGGCCTTTTCGACCAATATCCTGTGGGATCGGGCGATCGAAGAGGGGCGCTGTTTCGGCGCGGTACATCAGGGCCTGTGGTTCGACGTCGGCTATCCCGGGGCGATCATCGCAACCGAGCACGCGCTTCAGAATGGCTGA